The genomic DNA ATTATACGAATACAATGTTCAtcaaaaacaagagaagaaactttgtttttctttggaatCTCCTTCATGAATTAGGTAATTTCGACTTCCTACCTCAGTTACAAAGCAAATCCATGTTTTCTCGCCCTGAGTCTCAGTGATGCCTCTTAGGATGACGAGGTCTAAGCTCCTAATGACGTTTGCAATCTCAAGAAAATGGCTACATTCTTCACATAACATCTGtccaaaacccaaaatatacttTCAAACTAAGATTTAGATACGCACCAATAGAACTTGGGACTCGAGTTCAAACAAAGATTAAACTAAACGAAAGAAACACCATAGAGTAAGATTACATACCTCGATAAGCACCATTCCCTGCTTGTTCAGATTCTCCACGATAATCGAGCATACTTGAAGATGGCCTCCAACCTCCACTGCGCAGCTTGAACCTTGCATACCAGTTTCCTTTTGTTGCATCTGAGATTACAGAGGTACTGcgtaaattttgatatatacttCTATTTTCAGTTGAGTTTTTCTATACCTCTATGTACCCATCCTATCttctcaataaaaaaattcagaacTTTCACACAACATTTGCTACATCAATCAATAAAACTTAACAAACAGCAAAATATGTCCATCTACAAACTATGGAGACTGGAAACAAAAATTCAACGACAGAACAGAGATTATTAGTATCTAGAAAGCTGTTTTTTTACCTTTGTCTTAGCACTTTTACTGAGCTTGTCAGCATGCTTAGTAACATTCTGCAAAAAGAGCATGTGCTTGATCGTGCGTTCTAGCAAAGAATCAATGCTGCACTGtaattatgataaaaatattaggaaaggacaaaaaaatatattacaacgTATAGACAATACTACGGTGCAAGTAACCTTGTAGCTAGGAAGAGAAAAATCACCTTAGATCCATTAGGTACAAGTTCTCTAAGTTCCTTTATTCGATCCTGAATGAGTTGTCTGTCTCTTGGACGAGGTCGAGAACTTTCACCAGGTTTAGCcctctttttgttcttcttgggAATGTCCAGGGATGTCTGAAACTGATCACTACAGGAGCTGGGATACGTAGATGAGAATCCGATTGAAGAGAATGCTCCACAGATATCTGATGAAGTTTGTTGGGTATCCACCTCTACTAATGGCAGGTGATTCATAATACTATCAACTGGATTAACAACATTATGCTTCTTTTGACCTAAGGGTTCTGCCACTTCTATGTTGGTAAGCAATGATTGACCAGATCTGCTCGACAACATATCATCCCTGGCATTGCCTTCGCTTTGACACACATTAGCAACCACAGCATCTAGAAGATTCTCAGGGCCAGAGTCAAATGTGAGCTGGCTATGACTCATATCATCTGTTGGTCTAATTGTTGAACGATGTTCAGACTTCAATAGCTCCTCTTGATCAGTGCTTGTTTGCTTGAATGAAGAGCCTAACGCCTCGAGCAGCTCGCTGCCAGAAAAGGTATACCCAGGTGAGATCAAAGCATCAAATCTACTAGACTCGTATTTCCTCCCCAGCATACGCTCAGTCTCTTTCAGGTATTTGTTTCCGTGGTTCTCAGATAGTTGGAACACTTCATTCTGGTAAGAactttctttctctgttctcGATGAAGCATGAATAGTTGAGTCCAGGCCTGGATATGATTGGCCTGTAATCATTCTTTCAGCCTCAATTGCTAAAGCTGATGAGCTTGTATTATTGAGCACATGGTTCTTCATATACAGTTGTAAATTAGGATCTAATCCTCTTCGATCTTTGCAGCCACTAGTCATTCCCACATGAGGTGCATCACTGATTATATTTGTACCTATTTGATTCTCATGTTTAGTATCAACCAAGTCAGTTGGAAAGCCATATGTGACACTGCTATTGCTCCCACAAGTAGAACCTTGCACAACTTCACGATCATTAACAACTTGAGCTGCATTCTCCATGAGAAGACTTGACAAAGGAGTATCGTAAGGCAAGCTATCACGTCTTCTAGTTTGGTATTGAGTTAGAATATTTGACTCGTCCACATCCATAGCTTTGTCAACTTCTCCATAGCAATCAGGGAAAGCCTTGGCATGTAAGCCTTCAGAAGGTATTTTTGGCTGCAACAAAATAACACAACACATAGTTAAATGAAGAATTGTTCGAAGAACCCTAGGCACTCTACTCTCCCCATTTTGCAAATAACGAGAAATCTGGGCAAACATGAACCCATAGTTAAATGAAGAAGATCTTTACCAGACACAACGAATTGTTCATATTACATTGCATTAAATTTGCTGCATGATCTGCCAATGGATCCCTAAGGGCCAGAAATATTTGTCGAATATGATTCACCAAATTCACATCTTCATTAATCTGCTCCAAACAAGCACACAATAAGACCAGATACGTTCAAATGTGCCATGCATTATACGTGCACAGGCGTTCTTCCTGGCTATTCATTTGTAACAGCTAACATTGCATGCATTTAAAAGATCTTACTTACTTTACGCAAAGAGCCTAGCTGCACAACTCCACAGGGACCAACAGCTACTACAAGAATGGTCTGcataaaaggaagaaaacaaagaaaaagatgtcaGTGGCACACTTTGAGGAAGTTATGGGCATTCATGTATGAGATCAGACAACAAGAACACTAAGAAAAAATCTCAAATACCTTAATTCCAGCAGAAATTTGACTCTCCCAAACGTTATGAAACTGTAATTAGAAAAAGATATCTCGTTTTGAGAACATGAATAAAGAAAAGTATCCAACTCAAGAGAAGAAGTTTCTAACCTCAAATTCTGAGAGACAGTTATCATAATATTCGGGGAATAACCATTGATGTTCACCAGAAACTGCAACTTGTCCAACAATCCTGTTAACATAGACATGATAAAATAAGAAGATCATTCGTTGCATCATTTCAGTAAAATATTCAACAAGAACCCCAAAATTTGTAACTAAATAGTAAAAGTCCCAAGACATtgaaaaaagctttttttttaaatgtcaaaGAAATAAAGCATAACTGTAAAATGCCAGACTGCATCATACACTGTTGAGCAAAATATGAAGTCGAGGAAGAGTAAAATCAGGCAAGCAATTTATTCTTACCCTTCCCCGAGAGAATAGACATGATAAGACATCTTTGCCACAGCTAAACCAAGGGGGTCATGTACTCCATGCATGTTTTTTGGTATAACGCTGGAATCCTTAACTTCCGGTGAGTTGTAAGCATCCTCCAAGGTAAGTACCCTACAAGTGTTCAATATTCTAGATATGAGAAACTATCTCTAGTCAACTAAAACTCAGATATAGAGAGCAATCTAAAGATAACGTAAGGCAGTCTGCATTTCAATATAAGGTTCCATATGTTCTCTTCCACACTAACAAGTTAGAGAATACATCTCTTAAACAGCTAAATCAATTACCACCA from Camelina sativa cultivar DH55 chromosome 7, Cs, whole genome shotgun sequence includes the following:
- the LOC104700341 gene encoding transcription factor bHLH155-like isoform X2; the encoded protein is MGSSSQEILRSFCSNTDWNYAVFWKLNHRGSRMVLTLEDAYNSPEVKDSSVIPKNMHGVHDPLGLAVAKMSYHVYSLGEGIVGQVAVSGEHQWLFPEYYDNCLSEFEFHNVWESQISAGIKTILVVAVGPCGVVQLGSLRKINEDVNLVNHIRQIFLALRDPLADHAANLMQCNMNNSLCLPKIPSEGLHAKAFPDCYGEVDKAMDVDESNILTQYQTRRRDSLPYDTPLSSLLMENAAQVVNDREVVQGSTCGSNSSVTYGFPTDLVDTKHENQIGTNIISDAPHVGMTSGCKDRRGLDPNLQLYMKNHVLNNTSSSALAIEAERMITGQSYPGLDSTIHASSRTEKESSYQNEVFQLSENHGNKYLKETERMLGRKYESSRFDALISPGYTFSGSELLEALGSSFKQTSTDQEELLKSEHRSTIRPTDDMSHSQLTFDSGPENLLDAVVANVCQSEGNARDDMLSSRSGQSLLTNIEVAEPLGQKKHNVVNPVDSIMNHLPLVEVDTQQTSSDICGAFSSIGFSSTYPSSCSDQFQTSLDIPKKNKKRAKPGESSRPRPRDRQLIQDRIKELRELVPNGSKCSIDSLLERTIKHMLFLQNVTKHADKLSKSAKTKMQQKETGMQGSSCAVEVGGHLQVCSIIVENLNKQGMVLIEMLCEECSHFLEIANVIRSLDLVILRGITETQGEKTWICFVTESQNSKVMQRMDILWSLVQIFQPKANNGKR
- the LOC104700341 gene encoding transcription factor bHLH155-like isoform X1; this encodes MGSSSQEILRSFCSNTDWSYAVFWKLNHRGSRMVLTLEDAYNSPEVKDSSVIPKNMHGVHDPLGLAVAKMSYHVYSLGEGIVGQVAVSGEHQWLFPEYYDNCLSEFEFHNVWESQISAGIKTILVVAVGPCGVVQLGSLRKINEDVNLVNHIRQIFLALRDPLADHAANLMQCNMNNSLCLPKIPSEGLHAKAFPDCYGEVDKAMDVDESNILTQYQTRRRDSLPYDTPLSSLLMENAAQVVNDREVVQGSTCGSNSSVTYGFPTDLVDTKHENQIGTNIISDAPHVGMTSGCKDRRGLDPNLQLYMKNHVLNNTSSSALAIEAERMITGQSYPGLDSTIHASSRTEKESSYQNEVFQLSENHGNKYLKETERMLGRKYESSRFDALISPGYTFSGSELLEALGSSFKQTSTDQEELLKSEHRSTIRPTDDMSHSQLTFDSGPENLLDAVVANVCQSEGNARDDMLSSRSGQSLLTNIEVAEPLGQKKHNVVNPVDSIMNHLPLVEVDTQQTSSDICGAFSSIGFSSTYPSSCSDQFQTSLDIPKKNKKRAKPGESSRPRPRDRQLIQDRIKELRELVPNGSKCSIDSLLERTIKHMLFLQNVTKHADKLSKSAKTKMQQKETGMQGSSCAVEVGGHLQVCSIIVENLNKQGMVLIEMLCEECSHFLEIANVIRSLDLVILRGITETQGEKTWICFVTESQNSKVMQRMDILWSLVQIFQPKANNGKR